A window of Lusitaniella coriacea LEGE 07157 genomic DNA:
TGGTAAGAAACGCCACGATAAACCAAATTCTTTGTCGGTTGCAGGACGGGCGCTTTTTTCAGGTTACGGAACCGCCAATCTTGACCCCGATACTTTCCAGCCGTTTGACCTTGGGTTGTTTCAACAACTGGGGGGTTGTAGTCGTAGCTTACTCCACGATAAGAAAGTTTCATTTTTTTTCGCCTCCTAGGTTTGAGTTGTAGAGATAATGAGGCGCGTTCCTTCGGGATAATTCCCTACTTCCGTCTCCCCAGAAAACTGGCTGTTGAGATGAACGATTTACTTTCTGTATCTATTGTTACCGTTTTAAATTGAAATGTCAAGTGGGTAATAAAATTTTATGCCTTGAGCGAGTGATATCGAAGTCTCATCCTCCTAACGCCGTCGTTTCAGGCAATTGTCACAACGACCGCAGTGTAATGTTCCAGTTTCAGAAGAGAAGCCGAAGGCATTGAGCAAAAACTGCCAGCGACAGCCTCTGGTAGTTAAATATCGATTCATTTCTCGTTGCGCGCGCTGCTGGGTTGCACTCAATTGTTTTAAGTTGCCCTGTGCTGCTTCAGAACGCCGTTGATAGTGAAAAGGGTCTAACCACTCAATTTGTCCCGCACTGTGGAGCAATGCTAGGGCAAATTCGCCGCCTTTGAACTCTTGAGAAACCGCAGCGATTTCCCCTTGGGGCGGTAACTGTCGAGAAATGCGTTGGGCTTGCTGGTATTTTTTTTGAAGTTGTTCGCGAAAAAACCGATCGCGCGACTTATCTTCTGGATTAAACCATCCCGTAGGTTCGCTCATCAAGGTTAGTGCCTCTGTGGGTTTGCCATCTCTGCCGCCTCTGCCCACTTCTTGAATATATTCCGAGAGCAATTGCGGTGCTTGAAAATGAACAATCCAACGCACGTCTGGTTTGTTGATTCCCATGCCAAACGCAGAGGTACAGATGACAAATTGCAGCGTTCCTTTTAACCATTGCCCTTCGATGGTGCGTCGTTCTTCCGCGCTTAATCCTGCATGGTAAGCGGCGGTTGAATAGTTTGAGGATTGAAACCATTGAGCGAGTTCTTCGCTGTCTCGACGGGAACGCACGTAAACTAATCCCGATTGTTTGCCGTGGGATTGAATGAATTTCAACATCTGCTGTCGCCGTCCCCTAGGGGTACAAATTGCGCGTACTTTGAGATGGAGATTGGGGCGATAGGGACTGATGAGAAAGGATTGGGGATTGCGAAGTTTTAGGGCGTGTTGCAGGGTTTTTTGAGCTTGAGGATTGGCTGTGGCGGTGAACGCCGCGATCGCGATTTTCTGTCCCGGCGGCTTATGTTGAAGTAATGTTGGGCGAACTGCACCCAAACGTCGATAGGCAGGGCGAAAGGTTTCTCCCCACTGCACCAAACAATGGGCTTCATCGAGAATTAAGCCATTAATCCGAACGTGAGGTTGCACGATTCTCTGCCATACCGGAGGACTGAGGAGGGTTTCTGGGGAAAGGTAGAGGAGGCGTAATTTTTGTTGTTCGATGGCTTGGAGGGTTTGCTTGCGTTGGTATCGGGGGACTTGGCTGTGTAGCAGTGCAGCCGGAAGGCGGCGTTCGCGCAATTCCTGCACTTGGTTTTCCATCAACGCTACTAAAGGGGAAATGATGAGGGTTAATCCCGTTTGTAGTAAGGCGGGGAGTTGGAAACAGATGGATTTACCGCCCCCTGTGGGGAGGACAATAAGCGCATCTTGTCCTGCGAGAAGACTGCGAACAATTTCTCCTTGAGGTGGGCGAAATGCTTCGTAGCCCCAAATTTTTTTGAAGGTTTCCCGAACGCTATCCCAGCTATTTTCCATCAATTCGTTTTTTATTTTTTGTAGCATTGTACGAGTCAATGGGAGAAAGCGCGCGATCGCTATAATTAGAGTTGTCATTTGACCGAAACCCTACAAAATATGGTTGCCCAACTTCAATCTCCCAAACCCAAGCTCGCGGTCACTTGGGACGCGCTTCCCCCCGATTACGTCTTACCCGATGACCCCGTGGAAAACATTCAACAACCTTGGCTGGCTGCTGCTCTCACCGATGCTCTGGGTGCGGCAAATCGTACCCAACCTCAAATGTTGATGGGGTCTAACTTTGGGCTGGTTGCTACGGTAAACAAGAAAATCGTGGTCAAAGCGCCAGATTGGTTCTATGTTTCCCAGGTTAAACCCGTTGCTGAGGGGAAAATTCGACGCAGCTACACGCCTAACCTCGAAGGCGATTCAGTTGCGGTGGTCATGGAGTTCCTTTCGGATACAGAAGGGGGCGAACTCTCCATTCGCGCGACACCTCCTTACGGAAAACTCTACTACTACGAACAGGTTCTCAAAGTCCCCACTTATGTGACCTACGATCCTTACGAATTGAGTTTAGAAGTTCGATGCTTACAAGAAGGTTGCTATCAGCGTCAAGCACCGGATTCTCATGGAAGATATTGGATTGAGGAGTTGGAACTGTTTTTGGGAATTTGGTATGGAGAACGTCTGGGACAAACCATCAATTGGTTGCGTTGGTGGGATGGGGAGGGCAATTTGTTGCTTTGGAGTAGCGAACAAGCGGAACGCCTTGCTGCCAAATTACGCGAGTTAGGGGTCGATCCTCAGCAGCTATTTTGAGAGAAAATTAAGCTGTTCGGTATTCAAACTGCGCTCTCTCGATTATGGGGAAGGGGAAAGGCGCGCGATCGCTATAATTAGAGTTGTCATTTGACCGAAACCCTACAAAATATGGTTGCCCAACTTCAATCTCCCAAACCCAAGCTCGCGGTCACTTGGGACGCGCTTCCCCCCGATTACGTCTTACCCGATGACCCCGTGGAAAACATTCAACAACCTTGGCTGGCTGCTGCTCTCACCGATGCTCTGGGTGCGGCAAATCGTACCCAACCCCAAATGTTGATGGGGTCTAATTTTGGATTGGTTGCTACGGTGAACAAGAAAATCGTGGTCAAAGCGCCAGATTGGTTCTATGTTTCCCAGGTTAAACCCGTTGCTGAGGGGAAAATTCGACGCAGCTACACGCCTAACCTCGAAGGCGATTCAGTTGCGGTGGTCATGGAGTTCCTTTCGGATACAGAAGGGGGCGAACTCTCCATTCGCGCGACACCTCCTTACGGAAAACTCTACTACTACGAACAGA
This region includes:
- a CDS encoding DUF4278 domain-containing protein gives rise to the protein MKLSYRGVSYDYNPPVVETTQGQTAGKYRGQDWRFRNLKKAPVLQPTKNLVYRGVSYQRGDTQSVAEQSVQQQSRSLFYNREQARRNRQQSMLNRTAEEVGLNAQTI
- a CDS encoding RecQ family ATP-dependent DNA helicase, which translates into the protein MLQKIKNELMENSWDSVRETFKKIWGYEAFRPPQGEIVRSLLAGQDALIVLPTGGGKSICFQLPALLQTGLTLIISPLVALMENQVQELRERRLPAALLHSQVPRYQRKQTLQAIEQQKLRLLYLSPETLLSPPVWQRIVQPHVRINGLILDEAHCLVQWGETFRPAYRRLGAVRPTLLQHKPPGQKIAIAAFTATANPQAQKTLQHALKLRNPQSFLISPYRPNLHLKVRAICTPRGRRQQMLKFIQSHGKQSGLVYVRSRRDSEELAQWFQSSNYSTAAYHAGLSAEERRTIEGQWLKGTLQFVICTSAFGMGINKPDVRWIVHFQAPQLLSEYIQEVGRGGRDGKPTEALTLMSEPTGWFNPEDKSRDRFFREQLQKKYQQAQRISRQLPPQGEIAAVSQEFKGGEFALALLHSAGQIEWLDPFHYQRRSEAAQGNLKQLSATQQRAQREMNRYLTTRGCRWQFLLNAFGFSSETGTLHCGRCDNCLKRRR
- a CDS encoding Uma2 family endonuclease, encoding MVAQLQSPKPKLAVTWDALPPDYVLPDDPVENIQQPWLAAALTDALGAANRTQPQMLMGSNFGLVATVNKKIVVKAPDWFYVSQVKPVAEGKIRRSYTPNLEGDSVAVVMEFLSDTEGGELSIRATPPYGKLYYYEQVLKVPTYVTYDPYELSLEVRCLQEGCYQRQAPDSHGRYWIEELELFLGIWYGERLGQTINWLRWWDGEGNLLLWSSEQAERLAAKLRELGVDPQQLF
- a CDS encoding Uma2 family endonuclease encodes the protein MVAQLQSPKPKLAVTWDALPPDYVLPDDPVENIQQPWLAAALTDALGAANRTQPQMLMGSNFGLVATVNKKIVVKAPDWFYVSQVKPVAEGKIRRSYTPNLEGDSVAVVMEFLSDTEGGELSIRATPPYGKLYYYEQILKVPTYVTYDPYELSLEVRSLQEDCYQSQAPDSHGRYWIEELELFLGIWYGERLGQTINWLRWWDGEGNLLLWSSEQVEQERQRAEQERQRAEQEKNKAERLAAKLRELGVDPQQL